The genomic DNA CTAATGTAGTTGACAGTGAGCATAATGAACATTAATTTGATGATGTCAATGAAGCTTTTCAGCAGACTATGGCCAATTCTATTCAGCAGTTGGCAGATTATTGTCCGTCTTTCAACTTAGGTTTAACTCCAGGTGGCTCCTTAATGCCCACACTTGAGCCTGTTAATGAAGTTTTGGAGCAGACTATGGACAATAATGATGGTATTCTAATTCAGAATGAGCCTAATGATCATCCCCTTGATGATGTTATTCATCCACCAGTGGATCCTATTCAGCTTTCAAGGGATCCGATCGCTGTTCAACCACCTGTTTGTAATACAGATTATTGTCCGTCTTTTGATTTACATGTAACACCTAGCAATGATGGTGGTGCAAAGGATAACTCTTCTCAATCTACCATGTCACCGGAAGTTAGTGTTGCCCAGCCATCTACTGTCATCAACCCAACTATTGCTCGTCCTGAAAAAGAATTGCAAGTTTATGAGCTACGTCGGTCGAAGAGGGTTGAAAAAGTACCAAATGTGGTACCGATGGTGTTAAATGTACAAATCGCAAGTAATCAAGTAAGTTCTTAGTTCTGCGACTTTCTCCCATTCTAGTCTAGTTTGTACTGCTTAACAATTTAATGCAACTTGATATCGCTTAGGTTCACATTGGATGATAATAGATGATACAAAGTTTGAATCTCTAGACTAATTTCATAATATCTTATTGATGTTTTTTGTTGCTTTGCAGTTGTACAACACAACTGACATACTGACATCTATTGGCCTTGATTCAGAATGCTGCAATTACCACTATTTCTCAGTCACCTTAATGGCAATATGTTAGTTGGATATTATAAGACTTGTAAACATTTATTATCTTTTGTTAAACAAGATTAACATTTTTTGTTACCACTGTTTAAACAATTATTCCATCTTTTAGTTAACTAAGTGATGTGGGCATTGCAGATTATTGTTTTTGAATTTATTTAATGTTCATTTAGATTAAGTAATTTTGAATATGAAATGTTTTGTTGTTTAGGTAAATTTATTTTCTGCTTGTATTCTTAAAAAGAAATCAGTGACAGCTATGTTTTTGTACTGTTGTGTCAGGAGATAAACAAAAAAACGCCTAATTTTGATGCGTTTTACCATGTAACGCAAATTGAACTTCCGTGGCACATAAAGTACAACGCAATATTGTCTTGCGTTTACATTGTAACTACATTTAAAGATGCGTTTAACAGTTTCCTGGTTTACAAGTTTTTTCAACCAACAATCAATTTCACATCCACAAAAAAACACATATGTTAGTACAGGTTAAACATGTGACATGTACAGAAAACATAAATTTAGAAATTGGTTAGAGACTTGTATAAATAAAACAGTTAACACAGAATATAGCAAATATAGATTGATAAGAAATTTGGAGTTTAAATCCTCAAATTATAATATCAAATTTAATTATCTTAAGAATTGATAATAAATGTATCTCAACAAATTCTAGATATGTGGAAATTACAAAGTCTTAATGGTTGACAATAAATCTAAATTTAACTAGATTTTCAATTAGCCGAGTTGCTTTTCTTCCCACGAGGTTCTTGAAAATCCATTTCATTTTTAAACCTTGTTGATTTCCTTCTCCCCTTCTTCTTTTGTACACCCTCGTCATGAATGATTTTTGGGAAATTTAGTTGTGTAGGCCAACGGGGATCTCCTTTGTTAGGGATTGGTTTGAACACACCGTTATAAATCTTTGAGATATTTTCTAACTTGTAGCAATCATCAACAAGTTTATCATGTGTCATTTTGATATGTGCGCAACAAGCAATGACATGAGAGCAAGGGATACGGTAATTTTGCCACTTTCCACATGTACAAGTTTGCTCATGTATGCGAATGGTATGGTTGTTTCCTCCTTTTAGTCCATCCCTTTTTGTAGTTACTTGAAATAACCATGTGTCCCGATCAAACAACTTTACATGATGTCCACTCGCTCGTTATATTGCCTGTATCAATTTCATATTTATAACCTTGGTAAAAATTTGACCATTGAGAGTTTGTGTTGCTATCTCCACACGTCTCGCATCAAAGTAGTCAACTAATTTTTCAAACAATGCCCTaaccaaagaagtgatgggaaGGTTTCGTGCTTCAAGTATTGCATTATTCCAACTTTCGGCATGATTTGTTGTCATGATGCCAAACCTTTTACCCCCATCATGTGCTAATGACCACTTTTCTAAAGGCTTATCTTCAAACCATTCTGTCGCCCTTGGCTCCGCCGCCACCAATTGCTCCCATAACAAAAGAAACTTTTTAGGTTGAACTTGAGAAGCCAATTCAACCAAATTTTTCTTCAATCCTTTTTTCTTGTGTGCATTGCAAAAGTTTGAAGCGAGGTGCCTGATACAAAATCGATGGTGATCATGTGGCTCACACCAACCACTCTTCTTCATAGCTGCCATAATTCCGGCGTGTCTGTCAGAGATGCCACAAATCCCGTGTCTCTTACCTGCCACAAATTTTCTCAACCTATCCATAAACCACCCCCAGCTGGACACATTCTCGGCTTCGACGATAGAAAACGCAAGTGGAAGAAGATGACTAAATCCGTCTACAGCTGTGGCACTCAAGAGTACGCCAAGATATGGTCCATAAAGATGAGTCCCATCAATCAATATGACTGGAATGCAGTGCTCAAATCCATCAATGCATGGCTTCAAAGCCCAAAACAATCTCTTGAAAGTCATTACCTGTTACATAAAACTCAATTTTTAttattgttttataattaaaTACTTTTTAATAGTTTAGGGTTCACTAATTCCATAATTGGATTTTAGAAACTTTTATACGATTATGGAGTATTGCACAAATGGTTAGGGTTTAGGGTGTAGGGTTTAGGGTTTATGGAGTTCCGAAacgcaattttttttttttgcgTTTTCAAGTGGTACAAAAGGCCATCTTCTCGCGCCGGTGAGATTTAGGGACATTGTTTAAATAATTGTGGTAACGAAGGCCAACACCCGAAATCTAGCACAGTATGAAATTCGGGTCAAACCCGGGTCACTGCACTACTACTGTAACTAATTGGGGATTCAATCAGAATCAAACCAATGTGCCCGGCAACAACTTATTCGTCAGAAATAAAATATCTCAAACTGTAGTTATTTCTGAAACAAGTCACTTATTTTCTGCATATAAACAATACTAAATCCATTTTAAGCATAAGAGATAAAAATTAGCATGTAAATGTGAATTTTTTTATCGAAATAAGTCGATAAGTGATTAAGTCAACAGGCCCATTATAAATTGACAGAGATAAGTTAGGGTTTATGCTAGGTGCTCAAAATGGCGGCAGCAGCAGCAAGAAGCAGACCTAACATCCTCGTCACCGGAACTCCTGGTACCGGAAAGACCACCTTCTCAACGGCGCTGTCGGGAGCCACTAATTTCCGGCACATCAACATCGGAGACCTGGTTAAGGAGAAGAATCTTCATGATGGTTGGGACGATAAGTTCGATTGTTATATCATCAATGAAGACCTTGTGAGCCCCCTTTCTGTTTCTTCTTTAAATACCCATTTTCTCTCATTTTAAAGATTTCAGCTTTGCAATGATTCCAAGTCGTTCTTggaattttttgaaatttttgttgaGTCCATTTTTCAGATTTGCTACATAACTGGAAAAAAAAAGTGTAATGTTAGAGTCCAATTTAATTTGCCATTGATAAAATAATGAAGTTCATCGGTGAGAATATCAATATGTTCTTTTTTAAGATAGGGATTACTTTGGAGTCTGTGGCTTCTTCAAATTGGATGTTTTAGTTTAATATATTTTGAGAAGTAAAGGCTGTGCAATTAGGCCTGTGTGTGTTTATAGGCTTTTAAGTATATGT from Apium graveolens cultivar Ventura chromosome 5, ASM990537v1, whole genome shotgun sequence includes the following:
- the LOC141660669 gene encoding uncharacterized protein LOC141660669 — protein: MTFKRLFWALKPCIDGFEHCIPVILIDGTHLYGPYLGVLLSATAVDGFSHLLPLAFSIVEAENVSSWGWFMDRLRKFVAGKRHGICGISDRHAGIMAAMKKSGWCEPHDHHRFCIRHLASNFCNAHKKKGLKKNLVELASQVQPKKFLLLWEQLVAAEPRATEWFEDKPLEKWSLAHDGGKRFGIMTTNHAESWNNAILEARNLPITSLVRALFEKLVDYFDARRVEIATQTLNGQIFTKVINMKLIQAI